The Agromyces marinus genome window below encodes:
- a CDS encoding ATP-binding cassette domain-containing protein: protein MTTAIEARGIAKRFRGTRVLDGLDLTVGTGTVFALLGPNGAGKTTTIDILTTLVRADAGTARVAGVDVRADPDAVRARISVTGQSAAVDGVLTGRENLLMLARLSGLPARSARSRADELLERFDLTSAATRRVAAYSGGMRRRLDLALSLVVPTPVVFLDEPTTGLDARSRRELWQLIREVSDAGSTVFLTTQYLEEADRLADRIAVLDRGRIAEAGTASELKSRVGGEVVVLLGADDEVLAELPTDGTVHALRAAVDELDRHEASAIDGTRVAIRRPSLDDVFLAITARSREPRGDHDLIGTERRP from the coding sequence ATGACCACCGCGATCGAGGCCCGCGGCATCGCCAAGCGGTTCCGCGGCACCCGGGTCCTCGACGGACTCGATCTCACGGTCGGAACCGGCACCGTCTTCGCCCTCCTCGGGCCGAACGGCGCAGGCAAGACCACGACCATCGACATCCTCACCACGCTCGTGCGCGCCGACGCCGGGACCGCGCGGGTCGCGGGCGTCGACGTGCGCGCCGACCCCGACGCCGTCCGTGCGCGCATCAGCGTCACGGGGCAGTCCGCAGCCGTCGACGGCGTGCTCACCGGACGCGAGAACCTGCTCATGCTCGCCCGGTTGTCGGGGCTGCCCGCGCGATCCGCGAGGTCGCGCGCCGACGAACTGCTCGAGCGGTTCGACCTCACGTCCGCCGCCACCCGGCGCGTCGCGGCGTACTCCGGCGGCATGCGGCGCCGGCTCGACCTCGCACTGAGCCTGGTCGTCCCGACGCCCGTGGTCTTCCTCGACGAGCCCACGACGGGTCTGGACGCACGGAGCCGACGCGAACTCTGGCAGCTCATCCGGGAGGTGTCCGACGCCGGCTCCACGGTCTTCCTCACCACCCAGTACCTCGAGGAGGCGGACCGGCTCGCCGACCGCATCGCCGTACTCGATCGCGGGCGCATCGCCGAAGCGGGAACCGCGAGCGAGCTGAAGTCCCGCGTGGGCGGCGAGGTCGTCGTGCTCCTCGGGGCGGACGACGAGGTGCTCGCCGAACTGCCCACCGACGGCACCGTCCACGCGCTGCGCGCCGCCGTCGACGAACTCGACCGGCACGAGGCATCCGCGATCGACGGTACCCGGGTCGCGATCCGCCGCCCCAGCCTCGACGACGTCTTCCTCGCCATCACCGCGCGCTCGCGCGAACCGCGCGGCGACCACGACCTCATCGGAACGGAGCGACGCCCATGA